The Rhizoctonia solani chromosome 4, complete sequence genome contains a region encoding:
- a CDS encoding Histone-like transcription factor (CBF/NF-Y) and archaeal histone: MSDHEGPSGAADDELSLPKATVQKLIAEILPKDILSSKESRDLIIECCVEFIHMISTEANEICEKEAKKTISPEHIVGALKTLGFESYVEEVEGVLKDHKQAQKDREKKTSKFEASGKSEEQLLAEQQQLFEASRARFHAGQ, from the exons ATGTCCGATCACGAGGGTCCCAGTGGTGCAGCTGATGATGAGCTCTCTCTTCCCAAGGCAACGGTTCAGAAATTGATTGCTG AAATTCTGCCCAAAGACATACTCAGCTCCAAGGAGTCACGGGACCTTATTATTGAGTGCTGCGTTG AATTTATTCATATGATTTCAACCGAGGCAAACGAAATCTGCGAGAAAGAGGCAAAGAAGACCATCTCTCCAGAACACATTGTTGGGGCATTGAAG ACACTGGGATTCGAGTCTTACGTAGAAGAAGTTGAAGGAGTGCTCAAGGACCACAAACAAGCTCAGAAG GACCGGGAGAAGAAGACCTCCAAGTTTGAGGCATCCGGCAAGTCCGAGGAGCAATTACTTGCAGAGCAGCAGCAGTTATTCGAAGCCAGCCGTGCGCGGTTTCACGCCGGCCAGTGA
- a CDS encoding small nuclear ribonucleoprotein F, whose product MATVAPVNPKPFLQELTGKPVFVRLKWGLEYKGYLVSTDSYMNLQLANTEEFEDGKSNGALGEVFIRCNNVLYIREAPSDT is encoded by the exons ATGGCGACG GTCGCACCAGTAAATCCCAAGCCCTTTCTTCAGGAGCTTACCGGAAAGCCCGTGTTCGTTCGTCTCAAATGGGGATTAGAGTACAAGGGTTACCTCGTTAGTACCGACAGTTACATGAATCTTCAG CTCGCCAATACGGAAGAGTTCGAAGACGGCAAGTCAAACGGTGCTCTGGGCGAAGTCTTTATTAG GTGTAATAACGTTCTATACATAAG AGAAGCACCTTCGGACACATAG
- a CDS encoding 4'-phosphopantetheinyl transferase superfamily, with protein sequence MVKFEATEHGKPIITQSSVPLTYNATHDSDMVAIACGAGEPVGIDVMKIALPRRTSMGEFIEFVSEQLTACEKEALHPRAGNEATRLLRLYRMWTIKEAYTKALGEGLGYDFARIEYDVLEGTVTVDGEPPSGWDIVSLLVQHATDTYVISTARRTGEGHVTIFDLEDVPKGLVQFVGVNILAECLIPSLR encoded by the exons ATGGTCAAGTTCGAAGCAACCGAGCACGGAAAGCCTATTATC ACTCAAAGCTCTGTTCCCCTGACCTACAATGCCACTCACGATTCGGACATGGTAGCCATCGCTTGTGGTGCTGGAGAGCCTGTGGGAATAGATGTGATGAAAATTGCGTTGCCCCGGAGGACTTCTATGGGAGAATTTATCGAGTTTGTTTCAGAGCAG CTTACTGCATGCGAGAAAGAAGCACTCCACCCTAGGGCTGGCAACGAGGCGACTCGCTTGCTGAGACTATACAGAATGTGGACGATAAAAGAAGCTTACACGAAAGCCTTGGGAGAAGGGCTAGGATATGATTTTGCCAGGATCGAATATGACGTTTTGGAAGGAACTGTGACAGTAGACGGAGAACCACCGTCAGGCTGGGATATCGTGTCTCTTCTAGTGCAGCACGCGACGGACACGTACGTGATATCCACGGCGCGCCGAACTGGGGAGGGGCACGTAACAATCTTTGATTTGGAGGATGTGCCAAAGGGTTTGGTTCAGTTTGTTGGAGTGAATATACTCGCCGAGTGCCTTATTCCCTCATTACGATAA
- a CDS encoding asparaginyl-tRNA synthetase codes for MRSRSILGLARSRQPGHVWSRTFQSACRLNQESVQNKFLAHNVDESLSFKPGVFPARSHSCGNLTTEDVGKVVTLAGWIQPARPVSKHLTFFTLKDGDGQTQLLVRSPTAGDAEAGPKLEDVPVESVVLVEGKVVARPGSSKRTNTSTGDVEVHVDKYTVLNPATKLPFRSDDRFELVNEQLRATHRHLDLRRDSLTKNIKTRSKVAHIARNYLYDLGFTEVETPILLKSTPEGAREFVVPTRLGSSEPLFYALPQSPQQPKQLLVCSGAVDKYYQIARCFRDEDGRKDRQPEFTQIDLEMAFVGWGDGVDVGDGWRIGGREVKNVVEGLVRKIWKGTLGVDLEDRFKVMRYADAMEKYGSDKPDTRFGLEIHPVTSLLPEGIQNKLSETQMQLECLVVRHDDETFNSASRAAAGEPSATRITITGNNLHSWASEILNSEVDCSHLSQSLRLHPGDEVWVCLRSASLDMGGSTPLGRQRLAIKDIAERSGAYIPTQVPHFLWITEFPLFTSADGDKEFLAKGRLSSSHHPFTAPMAEDVDKLLNGQPREVRGQHYDLVLNGVEIGGGSVRVHDPTLQRFIFEQVLQLTPAETETFSHLLAALSAGAPPHGGFAIGFDRLIAVLCNATSIRDVIAFPKTAGGTDALFKSPSRVDREILAGLGLIGKK; via the exons ATGCGATCTCGCTCTATACTTGGACTTGCTCGTAGTCGACAACCAGGACATGTATGGTCCCGTACTTTTCAATCGGCTTGTCGTCTGAATCAAGAAAGTGTTCAGAATAAGTTTCTTGCTCACAATG TCGATGAATCTTTGAGCTTCAAACCAGGTGTTTTTCCCGCTCGGTCCCATTCATGCGGAAACTTGACGACTGAAGATGTCGGCAAGGTTGTTACACTTGCTGGTTGGATTCAACCAGCTCG ACCAGTCTCGAAGCATCTTACTTTTTTCACTCTCAAGGATGGGGACGGCCAGACACAGCTGTTGGTTCGCTCTCCTACTGCTGGCGATGCAGAAGCCGGCCCCAAACTTGAAGATGTACCGGTCGAATCTGTTGTCCTCGTCGAGGGTAAGGTAGTAGCCCGGCCTGGGTCATCAAAACGAACG AATACTTCGACGGGAGACGTTGAAGTGCACGTTGACAAATATACTGTGCTCAATCCCGCAACAAAATTACCATTTAGAAGTGACGATCGGTTCGAATTG GTCAATGAGCAACTTCGTGCAACACACCGGCATTTGGATCTCCGTCGGGACAGCTTGACTAAAAATATCAAAACCCGAAGCAAGGTAGCCCACATTGCCCGAAACTACTTGTATGACCTTG GCTTTACCGAAGTAGAGACTCCCATCCTCCTCAAGTCCACACCAGAAGGTGCACGTGAATTCGTTGTCCCCACTCGACTTGGTTCCTCTGAACCTCTGTTCTATGCGCTCCCTCAATCACCCCAACAGCCCAAACAGTTGCTTGTATGCTCTGGAGCAGTAGACAAGTACTATCAAATTGCTCGATGTTTCAGGGATGAAGACGGGCGCAAGGATCGACAGCCCGAGTTTACCCAAATTGATTTGGAGATGGCATTTGTTGGATGGGGCGATGGTGTTGATGTCGGTGACGGATGGAGGATTGGAGGAAGAGAAGTAAAGAACGTTGTGGAGGGGCTGGTTAGAAAGATATGGAAAGGAACTTTGGGCGTTGACCTCGAGGACAGATTCAAAGTCATGCGCTATGCTGATGCAATGGAAAAG TACGGTTCAGATAAACCAGATACGCGATTCGGGCTCGAG ATCCATCCGGTCACTTCGTTGCTGCCTGAAGGTATACAAAATAAACTTTCAGAGACTCAGATGCAACTCGAGTGTCTGGTTGTTCGACACGACGACGAGACATTTAATTCTGCGTCTAGGGCAGCAGCT GGCGAACCCAGCGCGACTCGTATAACCATCACAGGAAATAACCTCCACTCATGGGCATCGGAAATTCTCAATTCTGAAGTGGACTGCAGCCACCTTTCCCAGTCCTTACGGCTTCATCCAGGGGACGAGGTTTGGGTTTGCCTCCGATCGGCTAGTCTGGATATG GGCGGCTCAACGCCGCTCGGTCGGCAGCGTCTAGCCATTAAGGATATTGCAGAGCGATCCG GAGCATACATCCCTACCCAAGTTCCTCACTTCCTATGGATCACCGAGTTCCCACTCTTTACAAGCGCAGACGGAGACAAAGAATTCCTCGCCAAAGGCCGTTTAAGCAGCTCGCACCATCCCTTTACAGCACCCATGGCCGAGGACGTGGACAAGTTACTGAACGGACAGCCGAGAGAGGTCCGAGGGCAACACTACGACCTCGTCTTGAACGGTGTCGAGATCGGAGGAGGGTCCGTGCGTGTACATGACCCTACGTTGCAGCGGTTCATATTCGAGCAAGTTCTTCAG CTCACTCCGGCTGAGACTGAGACTTTTTCTCACTTGCTCGCTGCACTCTCTGCAGGAGCGCCCCCGCACGGTGGATTCGCAATTGGGTTTGATAGGCTGATAGCCGTACTATGCAACGCGACGTCAATCCGAGACGTTATAGCTTTCCCAAAGACGGCCGGTGGAACAGACGCGTTGTTCAAGAGCCCCAGTAGGGTAGACCGGGAGATACTGGCCGGACTGGGACTGATTGGCAAAAAGTAG
- a CDS encoding ribosomal protein L19, translating into MLRRLFGRGLATAAGKPYPFSSQVSVPTPPPLPPTKDRMLVGKGLMAHLHKTLPSEPAQNLMNTLFSKTHKDRVLPGSVLSLSLAHAPNNFSGVLIAVRRKGPDTSFTLRNVVQRTGVEMRFSVGSPAIKEVKVIQRAGTGGGKSGRRMRRAKLYYLRDQPAKMNAISAGVKRATAK; encoded by the coding sequence ATGCTCCGTCGTCTGTTTGGCCGTGGTCTGGCGACGGCTGCGGGGAAACCGTATCCCTTTTCGTCTCAGGTGTCAGTCCCTACGCCACCCCCGTTGCCTCCCACCAAAGACCGTATGCTCGTCGGTAAAGGCCTGATGGCACACTTGCATAAGACTCTCCCATCCGAACCCGCCCAAAATCTCATGAACACCCTGTTCTCGAAAACACACAAGGACCGTGTTCTTCCTGGCTCAGTCTTGTCGCTCTCACTCGCACATGCACCCAATAACTTCTCGGGCGTACTGATCGCCGTTCGTCGGAAAGGTCCTGACACAAGCTTTACTCTAAGAAATGTCGTGCAACGAACTGGTGTTGAGATGCGCTTCAGTGTTGGTagtccggcaatcaaagaagTCAAGGTCATTCAACGCGCAGGAACTGGGGGAGGAAAGAGTGGAAGGAGGATGAGGAGGGCCAAGTTGTATTATTTGAGGGACCAACCTGCCAAGATGAACGCTATTTCAGCAGGTGTCAAACGCGCGACGGCCAAATGA
- a CDS encoding riboflavin kinase, which yields MSRVNNEETIDEQTAAQLIRSPTRPTAPLRTESFRSSRPTIVGGDEPEAPFPVIMKGAVQRGFGRGGRELGCLTANLPDESLDPMTSVAKPGIYFGYARVHFSDKAPESDKKEVHIMHDYKDDFYGREMSVVVLGYIRPELDYISREALIEDIETDKRVALKSMDRPAYQAFASQI from the exons ATGTCTCGCGTTAATAATGAAGAAACTATCGACGAGCAGACTGCTGCTCAGCTGATCCGTTCCCCGACTCGTCCCACTGCGCCTCTGCGGACCGAGTCGTTCCGAAGCTCTCGTCCGACGATAGTTGGCGGGGATGAACCCGAAGCACCGTTCCCTGTAATCATGAAAGGGGCAGTGCAGAGGGGGTTCGGGCGAGGAGGCAGGGAGCTGGGTTGTTTGACTG CTAATCTGCCTGACGAATCGCTCGATCCAATGACCAGTGTGGCAAAACCTGGAATTTATTTTGGATACGCAAGAGTCCACTTTTCTGACAAGGCTCCCGAGTCGGATAAAAAG GAGGTGCATATCATGCACGATTACAAGGATGACTTCTACGGCAGAGAAATGAGCGTCGTAGTACTCGGATACATTAGACCTGAGCTGGATTACATTTCACGAG AAGCGCTCATAGAGGATATTGAAACCGACAAACGGGTGGCCCTCAAGTCGATGGACAGACCTGCGTACCAGGCATTTGCATCTCAGATTTAA